Proteins encoded within one genomic window of Cucumis sativus cultivar 9930 chromosome 3, Cucumber_9930_V3, whole genome shotgun sequence:
- the LOC101206160 gene encoding DEAD-box ATP-dependent RNA helicase 20, whose protein sequence is MSRYDSRSSDPTSYRDRRSDSGYGGSTGYGGSVRSSSSKSDYYGSEAPKKLDLDGLPHFEKNFYIEAPSVAAMTEREVEEYRQRREITVEGRDVPKPVKSFRDVGFPDYVMQEIAKAGFTEPTPIQSQGWPMALKGRDLIGIAETGSGKTLAYLLPAIVHVNAQPILSPGDGPIVLVLAPTRELAVQIQQEATKFGASSKIKNTCVYGGVPKGPQVRDLQKGVEIVIATPGRLIDMMESHHTNLRRVTYLVLDEADRMLDMGFDPQIRKIVSQIRPDRQTLYWSATWPKEVEQLARQFLYNPYKVIIGSPDLKANHAIRQHVDIVSENQKYNKLVKLLEDIMDGSRILIFMDTKKGCDQITRQLRMDGWPALSIHGDKSQAERDWVLSEFRSGKSPIMTATDVAARGLDVKDVKYVINYDFPGSLEDYVHRIGRTGRAGAKGTAYTFFTAANARFAKELIGILEEAGQKVSPELAAMGRGAPPPPSGHGGFRDRGRGYGGGRSWS, encoded by the exons ATGAGTCGCTACGACAGCCGCTCCTCCGATCCCACTTCTTACCGCGACCGAAGAAG TGATTCAGGTTATGGTGGATCAACAGGCTATGGTGGTTCAGTACGATCCTCCTCTAGCAAGAGTGATTATTATGGATCTGAAGCACCAAAAAAGTTGGATTTGGATGGATTGCCTCATTTTGAGAAGAACTTCTACATTGAGGCACCATCAGTGGCAGCAATGACAGAGAGAGAGGTTGAGGAATATCGCCAAAGGAGGGAAATTACTGTAGAAGGTCGTGATGTTCCAAAACCAGTCAAGTCTTTCCGCGATGTTGGATTTCCTG ATTATGTCATGCAAGAAATTGCCAAAGCTGGCTTCACTGAACCTACTCCTATTCAGTCACAAGGATGGCCAATGGCCCTCAAAGGTCGAGATCTCATTGGTATTGCTGAAACGGGGTCAGGGAAGACGCTTGCATACCTTTTACCTGCAATTGTCCATGTCAATGCCCAGCCAATTCTTT CTCCTGGAGATGGTCCAATTGTGTTAGTTCTAGCTCCTACTCGTGAACTTGCCGTTCAAATACAACAAGAAGCTACAAAATTTGGTGCATCATCAAAGATTAAGAACACATGCGTATATGGTGGTGTTCCCAAGGGACCTCAAGTGCGTGATCTTCAAAAAG GAGTTGAAATTGTAATTGCTACACCGGGGAGGTTGATTGATATGATGGAGTCACATCATACAAACTTGCGAAGGGTCACTTACCTTGTGCTGGATGAGGCTGATCGGATGCTAGATATGGGATTTGACCCTCAAATACGAAAAATTGTTTCACAG ATTCGACCTGATAGACAGACTTTGTACTGGAGTGCTACCTGGCCTAAAGAAGTTGAACAATTGGCCAGACAGTTTCTTTACAATCCATACAAG GTCATCATTGGTTCTCCAGATTTGAAAGCTAACCATGCCATACGTCAACATGTCGATATTGTCTCTGAAAACCAGAAATACAACAA ATTGGTGAAATTACTAGAGGATATCATGGATGGGAGTCGAATCCTGATCTTTATGGATACTAAGAAAGGATGTGATCAAATTACTCGACAGCTTCGGATGGATGGTTGGCCTGCACTTTCAATTCATGGCGATAAGAGTCAAGCAGAAAGGGATTGGGTCCTCTCAGAATTTAGGTCTGGCAAGAGTCCTATAATGACGGCTACAGATGTTGCTGCTCGTGGTTTAG ACGTGAAGGACGTGAAATACGttataaattatgattttcCTGGATCTCTGGAGGATTATGTTCACCGAATTGGTAGAACAGGGAGAGCTGGAGCAAAAGGAACTGCATACACTTTCTTTACTGCTGCTAATGCCAGATTTGCAAAGGAACTTATAGGGATTCTTGAAGAAGCAGGGCAGAAGGTTAGTCCTGAACTGGCTGCAATGGGTCGTGGTGCGCCTCCTCCTCCGTCAG GTCATGGGGGATTTCGAGATCGTGGAAGGGGGTACGGTGGAGGAAGATCATGGAGTTGA
- the LOC101205919 gene encoding uncharacterized protein LOC101205919 — protein MVTLSATSTSIVASWDTQQRLSYNPNAPRNPNKKPKSPSFSPTSQATGNAILTATNIRTNQIVSDLLNRRNPSSIEGCKLEEPDGLYLGYDQWLPDPPKVQKPRSVFNAASLAYIGDCIYELYARRHFLFPPLSIEEYNDRVMAVVRCEAQDVLLQKLLNDNFLTEAERDILRWGKNVGSSSKTRTKKRAGAAVYNRASSLETLIGYLYLNNVKRLDEIMQKLGFSTDSSLQMISEESKVINQGS, from the exons atggtaacTTTATCGGCGACTTCGACGTCCATCGTTGCTTCATGGGACACTCAACAGAGGCTTTCATACAATCCCAATGCCCCAAGAAACCCCAACAAGAAACCCAAGTCTCCTTCTTTTTCGCCAACCTCACAAGCCACCGGAAATGCCATCTTAACCGCAACGAACATTCGAACCAACCAAATTGTCTCCGACCTCCTCAACCGTCGCAATCCCAGCTCAATTGAAG GCTGCAAATTGGAGGAGCCAGATGGTCTCTATTTGGGATATGATCAGTGGTTGCCAGATCCACCAAAGGTGCAGAAGCCCCGGTCTGTGTTCAATGCAGCTTCATTAGCATATATTGGCGACTGCATCTATGAG CTATATGCTCGCCGGCACTTTCTGTTCCCTCCGTTGAGTATTGAAGAATACAATGATCGTGTTATGGCTGTTGTACGTTGTGAAGCACAA gATGTTCTACTGCAGAAACTTCTAAATGATAATTTCTTAACAGAGGCAGAGAG GGACATCCTTCGATGGGGAAAAAATGTTGGTTCCTCCTCTAAAACACGAACCAAAAAACGTGCTGGTGCTGCAGTTTATAATCGAGCATCTTCGCTAGAAACCTTA aTTGGTTACCTTTACCTGAACAATGTGAAACGATTGGATGAAATCATGCAAAAACTTGGCTTCTCAACTGATTCATCCTTGCAAATGATTTCAGAGGAATCAAAA GTGATCAACCAAGGAAGTTAG